Proteins from a genomic interval of Hoplias malabaricus isolate fHopMal1 chromosome 13, fHopMal1.hap1, whole genome shotgun sequence:
- the gps1 gene encoding COP9 signalosome complex subunit 1 isoform X7, protein MPLPVQVFNFQGSVEPMQIDADPQEDQQNAPDTNYVVENPTLDLEQYASSYSGLMRIERLQFIADHCPQLRVEALKMALSFVQRTFNVDVYEEIHRKLTEATREVQAVPDAVPEGAVEPPPLDTAWAESTRKKALLKLEKLDTDLKNYKGNSIKESIRRGHDDLGDHYLDCGDLSNALKCYSRARDYCTSAKHVINMCLNVIKVSVYLQNWSHVLSYVSKAESTPEIAEQRGERDSQNQAVLTKLKCAAGLAELASRKYKPAAKCFLQASFDHCDFPELLSPSNVAVYGGLCALATFDRQELQRNVISSSSFKLFLELEPQVRDIIFKFYESKYASCLKMLDEMKDNLLLDMYLAPHVRTLYTQIRNRALIQYFSPYVSADMNKMAMAFNTTVAALEDELTQLILEGLINARIDSHSKILYACDVDQRSTTFEKSLQMGKEFQRRAKAMILRAAVLRNQIHVKVTGSPGPLPEKAAKGNSHLPTAKHE, encoded by the exons GGCTCGGTGGAGCCCATGCAGATAGACGCTGACCCTCAGGAAGACCAGCAGAATGCACCTGACACCAATTACGTCGTGGAAAATCCCACCCTG GATCTGGAGCAGTACGCCTCCAGCTACAGCGGACTGATGAGGATCGAGCGGCTGCAGTTCATCGCTGATCATTGCCCTCAGCTACGAGTGGAAGCCCTGAAGATGGCCTTGTCTTTTGTCCAAAGAACGTTTAACGTTGATGTTTATGAAGAGATCCATCGAAAACTCACTGAAGCCACAAG GGAAGTGCAGGCCGTCCCGGATGCGGTTCCTGAGGGAGCGGTGGAACCCCCTCCTCTCGACACAGCCTGGGCAGAGTCCACCCGGAAAAAAGCACTGCTCAAACTGGAGAAGCTGGACACAGACCTAAAGAACTACAAGGGAAACTCCATCAAAGAAAGCATTAG gaggGGTCACGATGACCTGGGGGATCATTACCTGGACTGTGGTGACCTCAGTAATGCCCTGAAATGCTACTCCAGAGCCAGAGACTACTGCACTAGCGCCAAGCATGTCATCAACATGTGTCTTAACGTAATCAAG GTTAGTGTTTACCTCCAAAACTGGTCCCATGTACTTAGCTATGTCAGCAAGGCTGAATCCACTCCAGAGATAGCAGAG caaagaggggagagagatagTCAAAACCAAGCTGTTCTCACCAAACTAAAATGTGCTGCAG gGTTGGCAGAGCTTGCCTCTAGAAAGTATAAACCCGCTGCCAAGTGCTTCCTGCAGGCCTCCTTTGACCACTGCGACTTCCCTGAG CTTCTCTCCCCTAGTAACGTAGCAGTTTATGGGGGTCTTTGTGCTCTGGCTACATTTGACAGACAGGAGCTGCAGCGCAACGTCATCTCCAGCAG CtcctttaaattatttttagagTTGGAACCCCAAGTCCGCGATATTATCTTCAAGTTCTATGAGTCAAAGTATGCATCTTGTCTGAAAATGCTGGACGAAATGAAG GATAATCTCCTCCTAGACATGTACCTGGCTCCACATGTAagaacactgtacacacaaatcaGGAACAGAGCACTCATTCAG TATTTTAGCCCCTATGTGTCTGCAGATATGAATAAGATGGCGATGGCATTTAACACCACAGTGGCAGCTCTGGAGGACGAGCTCACTCAGCTGATCCTGGAGGGTCTGATCAACGCGCGGATTGACTCCCACAGCAAG ATACTTTACGCCTGTGATGTGGATCAGAGGAGCACAACATTTGAGAAATCTCTGCAGATGGGGAAAGAGTTCCAGAGACGGGCTAAAGCCATGATCCTGCGGGCGGCCGTGCTGAGAAACCAGATCCACGTCAAGGTAACGGGTTCTCCAGG TCCCCTCCCAGAGAAGGCAGCCAAGGGGAACTCACACCTGCCAACAGCCAAACACGAATGA
- the gps1 gene encoding COP9 signalosome complex subunit 1 isoform X8, with product MPLPVQVFNFQGSVEPMQIDADPQEDQQNAPDTNYVVENPTLDLEQYASSYSGLMRIERLQFIADHCPQLRVEALKMALSFVQRTFNVDVYEEIHRKLTEATREVQAVPDAVPEGAVEPPPLDTAWAESTRKKALLKLEKLDTDLKNYKGNSIKESIRRGHDDLGDHYLDCGDLSNALKCYSRARDYCTSAKHVINMCLNVIKVSVYLQNWSHVLSYVSKAESTPEIAEQRGERDSQNQAVLTKLKCAAGLAELASRKYKPAAKCFLQASFDHCDFPELLSPSNVAVYGGLCALATFDRQELQRNVISSSSFKLFLELEPQVRDIIFKFYESKYASCLKMLDEMKDNLLLDMYLAPHVRTLYTQIRNRALIQYFSPYVSADMNKMAMAFNTTVAALEDELTQLILEGLINARIDSHSKILYACDVDQRSTTFEKSLQMGKEFQRRAKAMILRAAVLRNQIHVKSPPREGSQGELTPANSQTRMSTNM from the exons GGCTCGGTGGAGCCCATGCAGATAGACGCTGACCCTCAGGAAGACCAGCAGAATGCACCTGACACCAATTACGTCGTGGAAAATCCCACCCTG GATCTGGAGCAGTACGCCTCCAGCTACAGCGGACTGATGAGGATCGAGCGGCTGCAGTTCATCGCTGATCATTGCCCTCAGCTACGAGTGGAAGCCCTGAAGATGGCCTTGTCTTTTGTCCAAAGAACGTTTAACGTTGATGTTTATGAAGAGATCCATCGAAAACTCACTGAAGCCACAAG GGAAGTGCAGGCCGTCCCGGATGCGGTTCCTGAGGGAGCGGTGGAACCCCCTCCTCTCGACACAGCCTGGGCAGAGTCCACCCGGAAAAAAGCACTGCTCAAACTGGAGAAGCTGGACACAGACCTAAAGAACTACAAGGGAAACTCCATCAAAGAAAGCATTAG gaggGGTCACGATGACCTGGGGGATCATTACCTGGACTGTGGTGACCTCAGTAATGCCCTGAAATGCTACTCCAGAGCCAGAGACTACTGCACTAGCGCCAAGCATGTCATCAACATGTGTCTTAACGTAATCAAG GTTAGTGTTTACCTCCAAAACTGGTCCCATGTACTTAGCTATGTCAGCAAGGCTGAATCCACTCCAGAGATAGCAGAG caaagaggggagagagatagTCAAAACCAAGCTGTTCTCACCAAACTAAAATGTGCTGCAG gGTTGGCAGAGCTTGCCTCTAGAAAGTATAAACCCGCTGCCAAGTGCTTCCTGCAGGCCTCCTTTGACCACTGCGACTTCCCTGAG CTTCTCTCCCCTAGTAACGTAGCAGTTTATGGGGGTCTTTGTGCTCTGGCTACATTTGACAGACAGGAGCTGCAGCGCAACGTCATCTCCAGCAG CtcctttaaattatttttagagTTGGAACCCCAAGTCCGCGATATTATCTTCAAGTTCTATGAGTCAAAGTATGCATCTTGTCTGAAAATGCTGGACGAAATGAAG GATAATCTCCTCCTAGACATGTACCTGGCTCCACATGTAagaacactgtacacacaaatcaGGAACAGAGCACTCATTCAG TATTTTAGCCCCTATGTGTCTGCAGATATGAATAAGATGGCGATGGCATTTAACACCACAGTGGCAGCTCTGGAGGACGAGCTCACTCAGCTGATCCTGGAGGGTCTGATCAACGCGCGGATTGACTCCCACAGCAAG ATACTTTACGCCTGTGATGTGGATCAGAGGAGCACAACATTTGAGAAATCTCTGCAGATGGGGAAAGAGTTCCAGAGACGGGCTAAAGCCATGATCCTGCGGGCGGCCGTGCTGAGAAACCAGATCCACGTCAAG TCCCCTCCCAGAGAAGGCAGCCAAGGGGAACTCACACCTGCCAACAGCCAAACACGAATGAGCACCAACATGTGA
- the dus1l gene encoding tRNA-dihydrouridine(16/17) synthase [NAD(P)(+)]-like isoform X2, with translation MEFWRTCLGSARYVLAPMVDQSELAWRMLSRRHGAELCFTPMIHAQVFLRDSNYRRDNLYQDTHPDDRPLITQFCSNDPEVFVEAALLAQDYCDAIDLNLGCPQMIAKRGHYGVFLQDEWDLLERMIKLASEKLSVPVTCKIRVFQEVEKTVKYAKMLEKAGCQMLTVHGRTKEQKGARTGVASWEHIKAVREAVSIPVFANGNIQNLSDVHRCMEETGVQGVMSAEGHLHNPALFEGRSPPVWEMAEEYLEVVQKYPPCSLSFVRAHLFKLWHHTLQIHQDLREDLAKAKTLSGIEEVNRQLKQRCQEEMSKEESERHQTGLPLPHWICQPYVRPAPKEESQVNGQNTAEVKTVRMKRALEDSDSNDSLSKNKQKKKARNPNKNFCPELKPKYIKCEQCGNPKGNKCVFSLCRGCCKKKAYKEVADCPVLNEPSKY, from the exons atggAGTTCTGGAGGACGTGCCTAGGCTCGGCTCGTTATGTATTGGCACCGATGGTGGACCAGAGTGAGTTGGCCTGGAGGATGTTGAGCCGCAGACACGGAGCCGAGCTCTGCTTCACCCCCATGATCCACGCCCAAGTTTTCCTCCGGGACTCCAACTACCGCCGAGACAACCTCTACCAGGACACCCACCCGGACGACCGGCCCCTCATCACACAG TTCTGTTCGAATGATCCTGAGGTGTTTGTTGAGGCCGCTCTGCTGGCACAGGACTACTGCGACGCCATCGACCTGAACCTGGGCTGTCCTCAGATGATCGCGAAGAGAG GGCACTATGGAGTATTTCTTCAGGATGAGTGGGACCTCCTGGAGAGAATGA TTAAATTGGCCAGTGAGAAACTGTCGGTGCCCGTCACCTGTAAAATCCGAGTGTTTCAGGAGGTGGAGAAAACGGTGAAATATGCCAAGATGCTGGAGAAGGCGGGTTGCCAG ATGCTGACCGTTCATGGCAGAACTAAAGAGCAGAAAGGAGCTCGGACCGGAGTGGCCAGCTGGGAGCATATTAAAGCCGTACG aGAAGCTGTGAGTATCCCAGTGTTTGCTAATGGAAATATTCAGAATCTGAGTGACGTCCATCGCTGTATGGAGGAGACTGGAGTTCAGGGAGTGATGAGCGCAG agGGTCATCTGCACAACCCGGCCCTGTTTGAGGGGCGTAGCCCACCTGTGTGGGAGATGGCGGAGGAGTATCTGGAGGTGGTTCAGAAATATCCACCCTGCTCCCTGTCCTTCGTCAGAGCCCATCTCTTTAAACTCTGGCACCACAC TCTGCAGATCCACCAGGACCTGAGGGAAGACCTGGCCAAGGCCAAAACCCTGAGTGGAATCGAGGAGGTGAACAGACAGCTGAAACAGCGCTGCCAG GAGGAAATGTCTAAAGAGGAGTCGGAGAGACACCAGACTGGACTCCCACTGCCGCACTGGATCTGTCAGCCCTACGTCAGACCTGC GCCGAAAGAAGAGAGTCAAGTGAATGGACAGAACACAGCGGAAGTTAAGACTGTAAGGATGAAGAGAGCGCTGGAGGACAGTGACAGCAACGACTCGCtctccaaaaacaaacagaagaaaaaagcCAGGAACCCCAACAAAAACTTCTGTCCAGAACTGAAAC CAAAGTACATCAAGTGTGAGCAGTGCGGGAATCCTAAA GGGAATAAGTGTGTTTTTAGCTTGTGCCGTGGCTGCTGTAAGAAAAAAGCCTATAAGGAAGTTGCAGATTGCCCGG TTCTAAATGAGCCGAGCAAGTACTAA
- the gps1 gene encoding COP9 signalosome complex subunit 1 isoform X6, which yields MPLPVQVFNFQGSVEPMQIDADPQEDQQNAPDTNYVVENPTLDLEQYASSYSGLMRIERLQFIADHCPQLRVEALKMALSFVQRTFNVDVYEEIHRKLTEATRQEQLLEVQAVPDAVPEGAVEPPPLDTAWAESTRKKALLKLEKLDTDLKNYKGNSIKESIRRGHDDLGDHYLDCGDLSNALKCYSRARDYCTSAKHVINMCLNVIKVSVYLQNWSHVLSYVSKAESTPEIAEQRGERDSQNQAVLTKLKCAAGLAELASRKYKPAAKCFLQASFDHCDFPELLSPSNVAVYGGLCALATFDRQELQRNVISSSSFKLFLELEPQVRDIIFKFYESKYASCLKMLDEMKDNLLLDMYLAPHVRTLYTQIRNRALIQYFSPYVSADMNKMAMAFNTTVAALEDELTQLILEGLINARIDSHSKILYACDVDQRSTTFEKSLQMGKEFQRRAKAMILRAAVLRNQIHVKSPPREGSQGELTPANSQTRMSTNM from the exons GGCTCGGTGGAGCCCATGCAGATAGACGCTGACCCTCAGGAAGACCAGCAGAATGCACCTGACACCAATTACGTCGTGGAAAATCCCACCCTG GATCTGGAGCAGTACGCCTCCAGCTACAGCGGACTGATGAGGATCGAGCGGCTGCAGTTCATCGCTGATCATTGCCCTCAGCTACGAGTGGAAGCCCTGAAGATGGCCTTGTCTTTTGTCCAAAGAACGTTTAACGTTGATGTTTATGAAGAGATCCATCGAAAACTCACTGAAGCCACAAGGCAAGAGCAGCTcct GGAAGTGCAGGCCGTCCCGGATGCGGTTCCTGAGGGAGCGGTGGAACCCCCTCCTCTCGACACAGCCTGGGCAGAGTCCACCCGGAAAAAAGCACTGCTCAAACTGGAGAAGCTGGACACAGACCTAAAGAACTACAAGGGAAACTCCATCAAAGAAAGCATTAG gaggGGTCACGATGACCTGGGGGATCATTACCTGGACTGTGGTGACCTCAGTAATGCCCTGAAATGCTACTCCAGAGCCAGAGACTACTGCACTAGCGCCAAGCATGTCATCAACATGTGTCTTAACGTAATCAAG GTTAGTGTTTACCTCCAAAACTGGTCCCATGTACTTAGCTATGTCAGCAAGGCTGAATCCACTCCAGAGATAGCAGAG caaagaggggagagagatagTCAAAACCAAGCTGTTCTCACCAAACTAAAATGTGCTGCAG gGTTGGCAGAGCTTGCCTCTAGAAAGTATAAACCCGCTGCCAAGTGCTTCCTGCAGGCCTCCTTTGACCACTGCGACTTCCCTGAG CTTCTCTCCCCTAGTAACGTAGCAGTTTATGGGGGTCTTTGTGCTCTGGCTACATTTGACAGACAGGAGCTGCAGCGCAACGTCATCTCCAGCAG CtcctttaaattatttttagagTTGGAACCCCAAGTCCGCGATATTATCTTCAAGTTCTATGAGTCAAAGTATGCATCTTGTCTGAAAATGCTGGACGAAATGAAG GATAATCTCCTCCTAGACATGTACCTGGCTCCACATGTAagaacactgtacacacaaatcaGGAACAGAGCACTCATTCAG TATTTTAGCCCCTATGTGTCTGCAGATATGAATAAGATGGCGATGGCATTTAACACCACAGTGGCAGCTCTGGAGGACGAGCTCACTCAGCTGATCCTGGAGGGTCTGATCAACGCGCGGATTGACTCCCACAGCAAG ATACTTTACGCCTGTGATGTGGATCAGAGGAGCACAACATTTGAGAAATCTCTGCAGATGGGGAAAGAGTTCCAGAGACGGGCTAAAGCCATGATCCTGCGGGCGGCCGTGCTGAGAAACCAGATCCACGTCAAG TCCCCTCCCAGAGAAGGCAGCCAAGGGGAACTCACACCTGCCAACAGCCAAACACGAATGAGCACCAACATGTGA
- the gps1 gene encoding COP9 signalosome complex subunit 1 isoform X5, producing MPLPVQVFNFQGSVEPMQIDADPQEDQQNAPDTNYVVENPTLDLEQYASSYSGLMRIERLQFIADHCPQLRVEALKMALSFVQRTFNVDVYEEIHRKLTEATRQEQLLEVQAVPDAVPEGAVEPPPLDTAWAESTRKKALLKLEKLDTDLKNYKGNSIKESIRRGHDDLGDHYLDCGDLSNALKCYSRARDYCTSAKHVINMCLNVIKVSVYLQNWSHVLSYVSKAESTPEIAEQRGERDSQNQAVLTKLKCAAGLAELASRKYKPAAKCFLQASFDHCDFPELLSPSNVAVYGGLCALATFDRQELQRNVISSSSFKLFLELEPQVRDIIFKFYESKYASCLKMLDEMKDNLLLDMYLAPHVRTLYTQIRNRALIQYFSPYVSADMNKMAMAFNTTVAALEDELTQLILEGLINARIDSHSKILYACDVDQRSTTFEKSLQMGKEFQRRAKAMILRAAVLRNQIHVKVTGSPGPLPEKAAKGNSHLPTAKHE from the exons GGCTCGGTGGAGCCCATGCAGATAGACGCTGACCCTCAGGAAGACCAGCAGAATGCACCTGACACCAATTACGTCGTGGAAAATCCCACCCTG GATCTGGAGCAGTACGCCTCCAGCTACAGCGGACTGATGAGGATCGAGCGGCTGCAGTTCATCGCTGATCATTGCCCTCAGCTACGAGTGGAAGCCCTGAAGATGGCCTTGTCTTTTGTCCAAAGAACGTTTAACGTTGATGTTTATGAAGAGATCCATCGAAAACTCACTGAAGCCACAAGGCAAGAGCAGCTcct GGAAGTGCAGGCCGTCCCGGATGCGGTTCCTGAGGGAGCGGTGGAACCCCCTCCTCTCGACACAGCCTGGGCAGAGTCCACCCGGAAAAAAGCACTGCTCAAACTGGAGAAGCTGGACACAGACCTAAAGAACTACAAGGGAAACTCCATCAAAGAAAGCATTAG gaggGGTCACGATGACCTGGGGGATCATTACCTGGACTGTGGTGACCTCAGTAATGCCCTGAAATGCTACTCCAGAGCCAGAGACTACTGCACTAGCGCCAAGCATGTCATCAACATGTGTCTTAACGTAATCAAG GTTAGTGTTTACCTCCAAAACTGGTCCCATGTACTTAGCTATGTCAGCAAGGCTGAATCCACTCCAGAGATAGCAGAG caaagaggggagagagatagTCAAAACCAAGCTGTTCTCACCAAACTAAAATGTGCTGCAG gGTTGGCAGAGCTTGCCTCTAGAAAGTATAAACCCGCTGCCAAGTGCTTCCTGCAGGCCTCCTTTGACCACTGCGACTTCCCTGAG CTTCTCTCCCCTAGTAACGTAGCAGTTTATGGGGGTCTTTGTGCTCTGGCTACATTTGACAGACAGGAGCTGCAGCGCAACGTCATCTCCAGCAG CtcctttaaattatttttagagTTGGAACCCCAAGTCCGCGATATTATCTTCAAGTTCTATGAGTCAAAGTATGCATCTTGTCTGAAAATGCTGGACGAAATGAAG GATAATCTCCTCCTAGACATGTACCTGGCTCCACATGTAagaacactgtacacacaaatcaGGAACAGAGCACTCATTCAG TATTTTAGCCCCTATGTGTCTGCAGATATGAATAAGATGGCGATGGCATTTAACACCACAGTGGCAGCTCTGGAGGACGAGCTCACTCAGCTGATCCTGGAGGGTCTGATCAACGCGCGGATTGACTCCCACAGCAAG ATACTTTACGCCTGTGATGTGGATCAGAGGAGCACAACATTTGAGAAATCTCTGCAGATGGGGAAAGAGTTCCAGAGACGGGCTAAAGCCATGATCCTGCGGGCGGCCGTGCTGAGAAACCAGATCCACGTCAAGGTAACGGGTTCTCCAGG TCCCCTCCCAGAGAAGGCAGCCAAGGGGAACTCACACCTGCCAACAGCCAAACACGAATGA
- the gps1 gene encoding COP9 signalosome complex subunit 1 isoform X9, with amino-acid sequence MQIDADPQEDQQNAPDTNYVVENPTLDLEQYASSYSGLMRIERLQFIADHCPQLRVEALKMALSFVQRTFNVDVYEEIHRKLTEATRQEQLLEVQAVPDAVPEGAVEPPPLDTAWAESTRKKALLKLEKLDTDLKNYKGNSIKESIRRGHDDLGDHYLDCGDLSNALKCYSRARDYCTSAKHVINMCLNVIKVSVYLQNWSHVLSYVSKAESTPEIAEQRGERDSQNQAVLTKLKCAAGLAELASRKYKPAAKCFLQASFDHCDFPELLSPSNVAVYGGLCALATFDRQELQRNVISSSSFKLFLELEPQVRDIIFKFYESKYASCLKMLDEMKDNLLLDMYLAPHVRTLYTQIRNRALIQYFSPYVSADMNKMAMAFNTTVAALEDELTQLILEGLINARIDSHSKILYACDVDQRSTTFEKSLQMGKEFQRRAKAMILRAAVLRNQIHVKVTGSPGPLPEKAAKGNSHLPTAKHE; translated from the exons ATGCAGATAGACGCTGACCCTCAGGAAGACCAGCAGAATGCACCTGACACCAATTACGTCGTGGAAAATCCCACCCTG GATCTGGAGCAGTACGCCTCCAGCTACAGCGGACTGATGAGGATCGAGCGGCTGCAGTTCATCGCTGATCATTGCCCTCAGCTACGAGTGGAAGCCCTGAAGATGGCCTTGTCTTTTGTCCAAAGAACGTTTAACGTTGATGTTTATGAAGAGATCCATCGAAAACTCACTGAAGCCACAAGGCAAGAGCAGCTcct GGAAGTGCAGGCCGTCCCGGATGCGGTTCCTGAGGGAGCGGTGGAACCCCCTCCTCTCGACACAGCCTGGGCAGAGTCCACCCGGAAAAAAGCACTGCTCAAACTGGAGAAGCTGGACACAGACCTAAAGAACTACAAGGGAAACTCCATCAAAGAAAGCATTAG gaggGGTCACGATGACCTGGGGGATCATTACCTGGACTGTGGTGACCTCAGTAATGCCCTGAAATGCTACTCCAGAGCCAGAGACTACTGCACTAGCGCCAAGCATGTCATCAACATGTGTCTTAACGTAATCAAG GTTAGTGTTTACCTCCAAAACTGGTCCCATGTACTTAGCTATGTCAGCAAGGCTGAATCCACTCCAGAGATAGCAGAG caaagaggggagagagatagTCAAAACCAAGCTGTTCTCACCAAACTAAAATGTGCTGCAG gGTTGGCAGAGCTTGCCTCTAGAAAGTATAAACCCGCTGCCAAGTGCTTCCTGCAGGCCTCCTTTGACCACTGCGACTTCCCTGAG CTTCTCTCCCCTAGTAACGTAGCAGTTTATGGGGGTCTTTGTGCTCTGGCTACATTTGACAGACAGGAGCTGCAGCGCAACGTCATCTCCAGCAG CtcctttaaattatttttagagTTGGAACCCCAAGTCCGCGATATTATCTTCAAGTTCTATGAGTCAAAGTATGCATCTTGTCTGAAAATGCTGGACGAAATGAAG GATAATCTCCTCCTAGACATGTACCTGGCTCCACATGTAagaacactgtacacacaaatcaGGAACAGAGCACTCATTCAG TATTTTAGCCCCTATGTGTCTGCAGATATGAATAAGATGGCGATGGCATTTAACACCACAGTGGCAGCTCTGGAGGACGAGCTCACTCAGCTGATCCTGGAGGGTCTGATCAACGCGCGGATTGACTCCCACAGCAAG ATACTTTACGCCTGTGATGTGGATCAGAGGAGCACAACATTTGAGAAATCTCTGCAGATGGGGAAAGAGTTCCAGAGACGGGCTAAAGCCATGATCCTGCGGGCGGCCGTGCTGAGAAACCAGATCCACGTCAAGGTAACGGGTTCTCCAGG TCCCCTCCCAGAGAAGGCAGCCAAGGGGAACTCACACCTGCCAACAGCCAAACACGAATGA
- the dus1l gene encoding tRNA-dihydrouridine(16/17) synthase [NAD(P)(+)]-like isoform X1, whose product MEFWRTCLGSARYVLAPMVDQSELAWRMLSRRHGAELCFTPMIHAQVFLRDSNYRRDNLYQDTHPDDRPLITQFCSNDPEVFVEAALLAQDYCDAIDLNLGCPQMIAKRGHYGVFLQDEWDLLERMIKLASEKLSVPVTCKIRVFQEVEKTVKYAKMLEKAGCQMLTVHGRTKEQKGARTGVASWEHIKAVREAVSIPVFANGNIQNLSDVHRCMEETGVQGVMSAEGHLHNPALFEGRSPPVWEMAEEYLEVVQKYPPCSLSFVRAHLFKLWHHTLQIHQDLREDLAKAKTLSGIEEVNRQLKQRCQEEMSKEESERHQTGLPLPHWICQPYVRPAPKEESQVNGQNTAEVKTVRMKRALEDSDSNDSLSKNKQKKKARNPNKNFCPELKPKYIKCEQCGNPKGNKCVFSLCRGCCKKKAYKEVADCPGHGLKFKTKALKQENSGTSEVQINRKNSIQSEPCPEAPEQPKA is encoded by the exons atggAGTTCTGGAGGACGTGCCTAGGCTCGGCTCGTTATGTATTGGCACCGATGGTGGACCAGAGTGAGTTGGCCTGGAGGATGTTGAGCCGCAGACACGGAGCCGAGCTCTGCTTCACCCCCATGATCCACGCCCAAGTTTTCCTCCGGGACTCCAACTACCGCCGAGACAACCTCTACCAGGACACCCACCCGGACGACCGGCCCCTCATCACACAG TTCTGTTCGAATGATCCTGAGGTGTTTGTTGAGGCCGCTCTGCTGGCACAGGACTACTGCGACGCCATCGACCTGAACCTGGGCTGTCCTCAGATGATCGCGAAGAGAG GGCACTATGGAGTATTTCTTCAGGATGAGTGGGACCTCCTGGAGAGAATGA TTAAATTGGCCAGTGAGAAACTGTCGGTGCCCGTCACCTGTAAAATCCGAGTGTTTCAGGAGGTGGAGAAAACGGTGAAATATGCCAAGATGCTGGAGAAGGCGGGTTGCCAG ATGCTGACCGTTCATGGCAGAACTAAAGAGCAGAAAGGAGCTCGGACCGGAGTGGCCAGCTGGGAGCATATTAAAGCCGTACG aGAAGCTGTGAGTATCCCAGTGTTTGCTAATGGAAATATTCAGAATCTGAGTGACGTCCATCGCTGTATGGAGGAGACTGGAGTTCAGGGAGTGATGAGCGCAG agGGTCATCTGCACAACCCGGCCCTGTTTGAGGGGCGTAGCCCACCTGTGTGGGAGATGGCGGAGGAGTATCTGGAGGTGGTTCAGAAATATCCACCCTGCTCCCTGTCCTTCGTCAGAGCCCATCTCTTTAAACTCTGGCACCACAC TCTGCAGATCCACCAGGACCTGAGGGAAGACCTGGCCAAGGCCAAAACCCTGAGTGGAATCGAGGAGGTGAACAGACAGCTGAAACAGCGCTGCCAG GAGGAAATGTCTAAAGAGGAGTCGGAGAGACACCAGACTGGACTCCCACTGCCGCACTGGATCTGTCAGCCCTACGTCAGACCTGC GCCGAAAGAAGAGAGTCAAGTGAATGGACAGAACACAGCGGAAGTTAAGACTGTAAGGATGAAGAGAGCGCTGGAGGACAGTGACAGCAACGACTCGCtctccaaaaacaaacagaagaaaaaagcCAGGAACCCCAACAAAAACTTCTGTCCAGAACTGAAAC CAAAGTACATCAAGTGTGAGCAGTGCGGGAATCCTAAA GGGAATAAGTGTGTTTTTAGCTTGTGCCGTGGCTGCTGTAAGAAAAAAGCCTATAAGGAAGTTGCAGATTGCCCGG GTCACGGCTTGAAGTTCAAAACCAAGGCCCTGAAGCAAGAGAATTCGGGAACGAGTGAGGTACAGATAAACAGGAAAAACTCCATCCAATCAGAGCCATGCCCAGAAGCTCCCGAGCAGCCCAAAGCCTGA